In Limnohabitans sp. INBF002, one genomic interval encodes:
- a CDS encoding S49 family peptidase gives MSEHHANPENPSHKTVWERDTLERLAFATLAEQRASRRWRIFFRMAWFALVVVLLWTGMHKGGVGGTSPSQPHTAVVAIKGEIADGADASAEWVVTALRAAFEDEGSQAVVLQINSPGGSPVQAGIINDEIRRLKEKHKKPVYAVVEESCASAAYYIAVAADEIYVDKASIVGSIGVLMDGFGFTGLMDKLGVERRLMTAGVNKGFLDPFSPQTKPQRAHAQTLLDQIHQQFIQVVRDGRGKRLKETPELFSGLFWSGEQAVELGLADGLGNLDYVAREIVKAEDIIDYTRHDNVAERLAKRFGAAIGEGAVRAMQTMPQVR, from the coding sequence ATGTCTGAACATCACGCAAACCCCGAAAACCCCAGCCACAAAACAGTGTGGGAGCGCGACACCTTGGAGCGCTTGGCGTTCGCCACCCTGGCCGAGCAACGTGCCAGCCGCCGCTGGCGCATCTTTTTCCGCATGGCTTGGTTTGCTTTGGTGGTCGTGTTGCTTTGGACGGGCATGCACAAAGGCGGCGTCGGTGGCACCAGCCCCAGCCAGCCGCACACCGCTGTGGTGGCCATCAAAGGCGAGATTGCCGATGGTGCCGATGCCAGCGCCGAGTGGGTGGTTACCGCTTTGCGCGCTGCGTTTGAAGACGAAGGCTCGCAAGCCGTGGTGTTGCAAATCAACTCGCCCGGCGGCAGCCCTGTGCAAGCGGGCATCATCAACGATGAGATTCGTCGTTTGAAAGAAAAGCACAAAAAGCCGGTGTACGCCGTGGTGGAAGAGTCATGTGCTTCGGCGGCTTATTACATCGCTGTGGCGGCTGATGAAATTTACGTGGACAAAGCCAGCATCGTGGGCAGCATTGGTGTGCTCATGGACGGTTTTGGTTTCACGGGTTTGATGGACAAGCTCGGTGTGGAGCGCCGCTTGATGACGGCGGGCGTGAACAAAGGTTTCCTTGACCCCTTCAGCCCACAAACCAAACCCCAACGCGCACACGCACAAACCTTGCTCGACCAAATTCACCAACAGTTCATCCAAGTGGTGCGCGATGGCCGTGGCAAGCGCTTGAAAGAAACGCCCGAGTTGTTCAGTGGCTTGTTTTGGAGCGGCGAGCAAGCGGTGGAGCTCGGCTTGGCTGATGGCTTGGGCAACCTTGACTACGTGGCTCGCGAAATCGTGAAAGCCGAAGACATCATTGACTACACCCGTCATGACAACGTGGCCGAGCGCTTGGCGAAACGCTTTGGCGCTGCCATTGGCGAAGGTGCGGTGCGGGCCATGCAGACCATGCCCCAAGTGCGTTAA
- a CDS encoding Maf family nucleotide pyrophosphatase, with product MSIAQRALILGSTSRYRRELLQRLRVPFDVVSPEVDETPLPDETPQALATRLALAKAKAVAALHPHAVVIGSDQVADLNGEPLGKPGTHERAVLQLQRMRGQTVVFQTAVSVVCQASGFEQTELAQIKVRFRDLSDAEIEAYLRAEEPYDCAGSAKSEGLGIALLDAIDNDDPTALIGLPMIRTARLLRAAGIDLLGAMKP from the coding sequence ATGTCTATTGCTCAACGCGCCCTGATTTTGGGCTCTACCTCCCGTTACCGCCGTGAATTGCTGCAACGCTTGCGCGTGCCTTTTGACGTGGTCAGCCCCGAAGTCGACGAAACCCCGCTGCCAGACGAAACCCCACAAGCCCTGGCCACCCGCTTGGCCTTGGCCAAAGCCAAAGCTGTGGCCGCGCTTCACCCCCACGCCGTGGTGATTGGCTCAGACCAAGTGGCCGACCTCAACGGCGAACCACTGGGCAAGCCCGGCACCCATGAACGCGCCGTGCTGCAACTGCAACGCATGCGCGGCCAAACCGTGGTGTTTCAAACCGCCGTGTCAGTGGTGTGCCAAGCCAGCGGCTTTGAACAAACCGAACTCGCCCAAATCAAGGTGCGCTTTCGCGACCTGAGCGACGCTGAAATCGAAGCCTATTTGCGCGCCGAAGAACCCTACGACTGCGCAGGCAGCGCCAAAAGCGAAGGCCTGGGCATTGCCCTGCTCGACGCCATCGACAACGACGACCCCACCGCCCTCATTGGCTTACCCATGATTCGCACCGCCCGCTTGTTGCGCGCGGCTGGCATTGACTTGCTGGGAGCGATGAAGCCATGA
- a CDS encoding RluA family pseudouridine synthase produces the protein MNHIIGALAPTPTPSVKTLTVDEDSAGQRLDNFLMRHLKGVPKTHVYRIIRSGEVRVNKGRASAEQRVETGDLIRLPPVRISAQVQAKADAPAPAREFPVLMEDECMMAIDKPAGVAVHGGSGVSFGVIEQLRRARPASTNLELVHRLDRETSGVLLVAKKRSALKNLQDQFRDRETGKTYLALVLGLWPSNKKVIDSPLFKYTVENGVGEGERRVKVVGKDDPNGMRSITLVRVARTVGPYTLLEVTIKTGRTHQIRVHLASQGHPIAGDDKYGDFEQNKILQKMGLKRMFLHAWQLKFQHPQSHRLVTLQAPLPPELKNFVDSVQPPIIQPHLDV, from the coding sequence GTGAATCACATTATAGGGGCTTTGGCCCCAACCCCCACCCCTTCGGTAAAAACACTCACGGTCGATGAAGACTCGGCGGGTCAACGCCTGGACAACTTCCTCATGCGCCACCTCAAGGGTGTGCCAAAAACCCACGTTTACCGCATCATTCGCTCGGGCGAAGTGCGGGTGAACAAAGGCCGTGCCTCTGCCGAGCAACGGGTGGAGACGGGCGATTTGATCCGTTTACCGCCCGTGCGCATCTCAGCCCAAGTGCAGGCCAAGGCCGATGCGCCGGCTCCAGCGCGTGAATTTCCCGTGCTGATGGAAGACGAGTGCATGATGGCCATCGACAAACCCGCTGGCGTGGCCGTGCACGGCGGCAGCGGCGTGAGCTTTGGCGTGATCGAGCAACTGCGCCGGGCCCGCCCCGCCTCAACCAACTTGGAGCTGGTGCACCGTTTGGACCGCGAAACCTCGGGCGTGTTGCTGGTGGCCAAAAAGCGCAGCGCATTGAAAAACCTGCAGGACCAATTCCGCGACCGCGAAACCGGCAAAACGTATTTGGCGTTGGTGTTGGGCTTGTGGCCGTCGAACAAGAAAGTGATCGACTCGCCTTTGTTCAAGTACACGGTCGAGAACGGCGTGGGCGAGGGCGAACGTCGTGTCAAAGTGGTCGGCAAAGACGACCCCAACGGCATGCGGTCCATCACGCTGGTGCGCGTGGCGCGCACGGTGGGCCCCTACACTTTGTTGGAAGTGACCATCAAGACGGGCCGCACCCACCAAATTCGTGTGCATCTGGCCAGCCAAGGTCACCCGATTGCGGGTGACGACAAATACGGCGATTTCGAGCAAAACAAAATTCTGCAAAAGATGGGCCTCAAGCGCATGTTCTTGCATGCGTGGCAGCTCAAGTTTCAGCATCCACAAAGTCATCGTCTCGTCACCTTGCAAGCGCCGCTGCCACCGGAGTTGAAAAACTTCGTGGACTCGGTCCAGCCGCCCATCATCCAACCGCATCTCGACGTTTAA
- a CDS encoding HAD-IA family hydrolase, translating into MRPRQFDLIAFDWDGTLFDSTQIITRCIQLAVVDVGGAKPSDEAASYVIGMALMQALAHAAPDVPQDKYPLLGERYRFHYMKHANDIALFEGVLPLLATLRERHHWLAVATGKSRRGLDEALHTSELKGVFDGSRTADETAGKPHPRMLHELMREFGVEPERTLMIGDTTHDLQMAVNAGCASVGVSYGAHDHGQFEPLNPRFIAHSVKELHDWLSAHA; encoded by the coding sequence ATGCGCCCACGCCAGTTTGATTTGATCGCCTTCGATTGGGACGGCACGCTGTTTGATTCCACGCAAATCATCACCCGCTGCATTCAGTTGGCGGTGGTGGATGTGGGCGGGGCCAAGCCCTCGGACGAGGCCGCGTCGTATGTGATTGGCATGGCGCTCATGCAAGCCTTGGCCCATGCAGCGCCGGATGTGCCGCAAGACAAATACCCGTTGCTGGGCGAACGCTACCGCTTTCACTACATGAAGCACGCCAACGACATTGCTTTGTTTGAAGGCGTGTTGCCTTTGCTGGCCACTTTGCGTGAACGTCACCACTGGCTGGCGGTCGCCACAGGCAAAAGCCGCCGTGGCTTGGACGAAGCGTTGCACACGTCCGAACTCAAAGGTGTGTTCGATGGCTCGCGCACGGCAGACGAAACGGCAGGCAAACCGCACCCGCGCATGTTGCACGAGCTGATGCGCGAGTTTGGCGTTGAGCCCGAGCGCACCTTGATGATTGGCGACACCACGCACGACTTGCAAATGGCGGTCAACGCAGGATGCGCCAGTGTGGGCGTGAGCTACGGCGCGCACGACCACGGTCAGTTTGAACCCTTGAATCCACGTTTTATCGCGCACTCTGTGAAGGAGTTGCACGATTGGTTGTCCGCCCATGCCTGA
- a CDS encoding YceD family protein, with translation MQKPKNLHALDVKAFAKAQMHLEGDTPLVEFERLAADCSGEVTGHVSWSAQGALDPDQSGKDATWLHLEAKATVPLTCQRCLHPVPVALLIEQDFRFVADEATALAEDDESEEDLLVLEDSFDLMALIEDELLMSMPLVPMHPACLSEQAPTSPEEEAILSEAKPNPFAVLASLKTRRH, from the coding sequence ATGCAAAAACCAAAGAATCTTCACGCCCTCGATGTCAAAGCCTTTGCCAAAGCGCAAATGCATTTGGAGGGCGACACACCGCTCGTCGAGTTTGAGCGCTTGGCCGCAGACTGCAGTGGCGAGGTCACGGGTCATGTGTCGTGGTCGGCGCAAGGTGCCCTCGACCCAGACCAAAGTGGCAAAGACGCGACGTGGTTGCACCTCGAAGCCAAAGCGACCGTGCCTTTGACGTGTCAACGCTGTTTGCACCCCGTGCCGGTGGCGTTGCTGATTGAGCAAGATTTCCGCTTTGTGGCCGATGAAGCCACGGCTTTGGCGGAAGACGACGAGTCGGAAGAAGACCTGTTGGTCTTGGAAGACAGCTTCGATTTGATGGCGTTGATTGAGGATGAGTTGCTGATGAGCATGCCTTTGGTGCCTATGCATCCTGCATGTTTGAGTGAGCAGGCGCCAACTTCGCCAGAAGAGGAGGCCATCTTGTCTGAGGCCAAGCCCAACCCGTTTGCCGTGTTGGCATCGCTCAAAACGCGCAGGCACTGA
- a CDS encoding Rieske 2Fe-2S domain-containing protein, whose protein sequence is MPESLPHVIPLCNSPDLAEGGRAVPFDVVFAGQTCRAFAIRFEGQPHAYLNRCTHVAMEMDYQPDQFFDASGRWLLCATHGAEYAPDTGECAGGPCRGGLVKIALSELDGVVHWHTAYNLKPFEFLD, encoded by the coding sequence ATGCCTGAGTCTTTGCCACACGTGATTCCCCTGTGCAACAGCCCAGACTTGGCCGAAGGCGGCCGCGCTGTGCCGTTTGATGTGGTGTTTGCTGGTCAAACCTGCCGCGCCTTTGCGATTCGTTTTGAAGGCCAGCCGCATGCTTATCTGAACCGATGCACGCATGTGGCGATGGAAATGGATTACCAGCCGGACCAGTTTTTTGATGCCTCAGGTCGCTGGCTGTTGTGCGCCACGCACGGCGCTGAATACGCGCCCGATACCGGTGAATGCGCAGGCGGGCCTTGCCGAGGTGGCTTGGTCAAGATTGCGCTCAGCGAACTGGATGGCGTGGTCCACTGGCATACTGCGTACAACTTAAAGCCTTTCGAATTTCTAGATTAA
- the rpmF gene encoding 50S ribosomal protein L32, with amino-acid sequence MAVQQNKKSPSKRGMHNSHTALTAPGTAVEPTTGEIHLRHHISPTGFYRGRKVLKTKSEA; translated from the coding sequence ATGGCTGTTCAGCAAAATAAAAAATCTCCTTCCAAGCGCGGCATGCACAACTCTCACACAGCGTTGACAGCCCCAGGTACAGCCGTTGAGCCAACGACTGGTGAAATCCACTTGCGTCATCACATCAGCCCCACCGGTTTCTACCGTGGTCGCAAAGTGTTGAAGACCAAGTCTGAAGCTTAA
- a CDS encoding SAM-dependent methyltransferase produces the protein MTAPTQKGTLYLVPTPLDFGCDTQAPITDVLPQETLRVAAGVTHWITENAKSTRAFLKRVDAHVPLAQTIQENTITELPREVHKKGDHTGDFDAKPMLKAALAGHDVGLVSEAGMPAVADPGSSVVRAAHELGIRVVPLVGPVSLLLALAASGLNGQNFAFVGYLPQDGAARTQRLRELEGLAAKHGQTQMFIETPYRNQALWDALVNGLQGNTRLARASGLTMASMQVQCKTVQAWRSAGKAQISGEPTVFLIGK, from the coding sequence ATGACAGCGCCAACCCAAAAAGGCACGCTCTACCTCGTGCCCACCCCACTGGACTTTGGCTGCGACACCCAAGCCCCCATCACCGATGTGCTGCCGCAAGAGACCTTGCGTGTGGCCGCCGGCGTGACGCACTGGATTACCGAAAACGCCAAAAGCACCCGCGCCTTCTTGAAGCGCGTCGATGCCCATGTGCCGCTGGCCCAAACCATCCAAGAAAACACCATCACCGAGTTGCCCCGCGAGGTGCACAAAAAAGGCGACCACACGGGCGACTTTGACGCCAAGCCCATGCTCAAAGCCGCGTTGGCTGGCCACGACGTAGGCTTGGTCAGCGAAGCGGGCATGCCTGCGGTGGCTGACCCTGGCTCGTCCGTGGTGCGCGCTGCGCATGAGCTGGGCATTCGCGTCGTGCCGCTGGTGGGCCCTGTGTCATTGCTGCTGGCCTTGGCCGCGAGTGGCTTGAACGGCCAAAACTTTGCGTTTGTCGGCTACTTGCCGCAAGACGGCGCGGCCCGCACCCAGCGCTTGCGCGAGCTAGAAGGCCTCGCTGCCAAACACGGCCAAACTCAGATGTTCATCGAAACACCCTACCGCAACCAAGCCCTGTGGGATGCGCTGGTGAACGGCCTGCAAGGCAACACCCGCTTGGCACGCGCCAGCGGTTTGACCATGGCCAGCATGCAGGTGCAATGCAAAACGGTGCAGGCTTGGCGCAGCGCGGGCAAGGCGCAAATCTCGGGTGAGCCGACTGTGTTTTTGATTGGCAAGTGA